The Candidatus Palauibacter scopulicola genome includes a region encoding these proteins:
- a CDS encoding DUF885 domain-containing protein gives MIACRTVARRAPGLLVALVAGPVLVLAGLVTAPARPAAAQDLTPLVGAQTSELAAVVERYSTDRSALGRRWNVPYSAERNARFRDFFSDWRGRVEALDFESLSLEGRVDYVLLLNELRYRLDLLTREAGLAAEMEGFIPFTSLIVDLEERRRRREPVESESAAARLAELPSEIEAARAEVEARLESGEDVSRIVALRAVTALAERTRLLEDWYEHYAGYDPVFTWWNEDPYARAKAALDGYATFLRETVIGYRAGEDEPIVGDPIGAEGLAADLRHEMIPYTPEELIAIAEREYAWCEARMIEASRELGYGDDWRAALEYVKTLHRDPGDQPQMIRELADEALAFVTERDLLTVPPLADEIWRIEMMSPERQKVSPFFLGGEVIQVSFPTDGMEHEYKLMSMRGNNEHFSRATVHHELIPGHHLQGFMTSRFNSHRGAFSTPFWGEGWALYWEMLLWDLGFPSTPEDRIGMLFWRMHRTARIIFSLSFHLERMTPQEAIDFLVERVGHERANAEAEVRRSFNGSYSPLYQVAYMIGGLQFRALHEQLVQSGEMTNRAFHDAILRGGRMPVEMVRARLLGEAPPKDFESEWRFEGDPVRRTTSEESASPGPASRRPAL, from the coding sequence ATGATTGCGTGTCGAACCGTCGCCCGCCGCGCTCCCGGCCTTCTCGTCGCCCTCGTCGCCGGACCGGTCCTGGTCCTCGCCGGGCTCGTCACGGCTCCCGCCCGCCCGGCCGCGGCACAGGATCTCACGCCGCTCGTCGGGGCGCAGACGAGCGAACTCGCGGCCGTCGTCGAGCGTTACAGCACCGACCGGTCCGCGCTCGGGCGGCGCTGGAACGTCCCCTACTCCGCCGAGCGCAACGCGCGCTTCCGCGACTTCTTCTCGGACTGGCGGGGCCGGGTCGAGGCGCTCGACTTCGAGTCCCTCTCCCTCGAGGGGCGCGTGGATTACGTCCTCCTCCTCAACGAACTGCGTTACCGGCTCGACCTCCTGACCCGCGAGGCGGGGCTCGCGGCCGAGATGGAGGGATTCATCCCCTTCACCTCGCTCATCGTGGACCTGGAGGAACGCCGCCGGCGCCGGGAGCCGGTGGAGTCGGAATCCGCCGCGGCCCGTCTCGCGGAACTGCCGTCCGAGATCGAAGCCGCCCGCGCCGAGGTCGAGGCCCGGCTCGAAAGCGGGGAAGACGTGTCTCGGATCGTCGCCCTCCGGGCGGTTACCGCGCTGGCGGAGCGCACGCGGCTCCTCGAGGACTGGTACGAGCACTACGCCGGCTACGACCCCGTCTTCACCTGGTGGAACGAAGACCCGTACGCCCGCGCGAAGGCCGCCCTCGACGGCTACGCGACCTTCCTGCGCGAGACGGTGATCGGCTACCGGGCGGGTGAGGACGAACCCATCGTCGGCGACCCGATCGGAGCGGAGGGTCTCGCCGCGGACCTGCGCCACGAGATGATTCCGTACACGCCCGAGGAACTGATCGCGATCGCCGAGCGGGAATACGCGTGGTGCGAGGCGCGGATGATCGAGGCCTCGCGCGAACTCGGCTACGGGGACGACTGGCGGGCGGCGTTGGAGTACGTGAAGACGCTGCACCGCGACCCCGGTGACCAGCCGCAGATGATCCGGGAACTCGCCGACGAGGCGCTCGCCTTCGTCACCGAGCGCGACCTCCTCACGGTCCCCCCGCTCGCCGACGAAATCTGGCGCATCGAGATGATGTCTCCGGAGCGGCAGAAGGTGTCGCCCTTCTTCCTCGGCGGGGAGGTGATCCAGGTCTCCTTCCCCACCGACGGGATGGAGCACGAGTACAAGCTCATGAGCATGCGGGGGAACAACGAACACTTCTCCCGCGCGACCGTCCACCACGAACTCATCCCCGGACACCACCTGCAGGGGTTCATGACGAGCCGCTTCAACTCGCACCGCGGTGCGTTCTCGACGCCGTTCTGGGGCGAGGGGTGGGCGCTCTACTGGGAGATGCTGCTCTGGGACCTCGGCTTCCCGTCGACCCCCGAGGACCGGATCGGCATGCTGTTCTGGCGCATGCACCGCACGGCCCGGATCATCTTCTCCCTCTCTTTCCACCTCGAGCGCATGACCCCGCAGGAGGCGATCGACTTCCTCGTGGAACGGGTGGGGCACGAGCGGGCGAACGCCGAGGCGGAGGTCCGGCGCAGCTTCAACGGCTCCTATTCGCCGCTTTACCAGGTCGCTTACATGATCGGCGGGCTGCAGTTCCGGGCTCTGCACGAACAGCTCGTGCAGTCGGGGGAGATGACGAACCGCGCCTTCCACGACGCGATCCTCAGGGGCGGCAGGATGCCGGTCGAGATGGTGCGCGCGCGCCTGCTGGGGGAGGCGCCCCCGAAGGACTTCGAGTCGGAGTGGCGCTTCGAGGGCGACCCGGTGCGCCGCACGACCTCCGAGGAGTCGGCATCGCCCGGCCCGGCCTCGCGCCGTCCGGCCCTGTAG
- a CDS encoding serine hydrolase domain-containing protein: MRSPRFRRVRPGSPGSRLGVAVRAVAVPVAALALGVAGCAPPDPASDSAVSDPSPTSLAPDQVDAIHAIATAPIEAGRTAGMSIAVVRGTDTLLIEEFGHADLELGVLTPPDAVYEVGSVTKQFTAAAVLLLHEEGKLSLDDPLTRWLPDYPVGDRTISVRRLLDHTSGIKGYTEMEHLWVELAPLDLPRDTLVTLFAAEPFEFEPGTAMTYNNSAYFLAGLVIEAASGMSYEDFVEERLFAAAGMGNSRYCHKDELTPNRAKGYEPGDDGLHPAPYLDHQWPYAAGSLCSTVRDLVAWNQALHGDGDGGGILTPESYRLMITPEPLLDGTDLRYAKGLAVTDRDGTPRISHGGGIFGYVSDLRYVPSEDLTIAVLINTAGGASSGGIAGQIENVVLGEPAEPAATPFEGDPSPYAGRYEGPARGQRITATVAAEDGQLTINTGGGPATLSWLGGDEFADGRTRYRFVRGGDSGGAGGGASFDELRMDVVSGHFVLRRMTP, from the coding sequence GTGAGATCACCCAGATTCCGCCGCGTCCGCCCGGGGTCACCCGGAAGCAGGCTCGGCGTCGCCGTCCGGGCCGTCGCGGTCCCGGTCGCCGCCCTCGCCCTCGGGGTCGCCGGCTGCGCCCCGCCGGACCCGGCGTCGGACTCCGCCGTCTCCGATCCGTCCCCCACCTCCCTTGCGCCGGACCAGGTCGACGCGATCCACGCCATCGCCACGGCCCCGATCGAGGCCGGGCGGACTGCCGGCATGTCGATCGCGGTCGTGCGCGGGACCGACACCCTCCTGATCGAGGAGTTCGGCCACGCCGACCTCGAACTGGGTGTGCTCACGCCACCCGACGCCGTCTATGAGGTCGGGTCCGTGACCAAGCAGTTCACGGCGGCGGCCGTCCTCCTCCTGCACGAGGAAGGGAAGCTCTCCCTCGACGACCCGCTCACGCGGTGGCTCCCCGACTACCCCGTCGGGGACCGGACGATCTCCGTCCGGCGACTCCTCGACCACACCTCGGGCATCAAGGGCTACACCGAGATGGAGCATCTCTGGGTCGAACTCGCTCCCCTGGATCTGCCGCGCGACACGCTCGTCACGCTCTTCGCCGCCGAGCCGTTCGAGTTCGAGCCCGGCACGGCGATGACCTACAACAACTCGGCGTACTTCCTGGCGGGACTCGTCATCGAGGCCGCGAGCGGGATGAGCTACGAGGACTTCGTCGAGGAGCGCCTCTTCGCGGCGGCGGGGATGGGGAACTCCCGCTACTGCCACAAGGACGAACTCACGCCGAACCGCGCCAAGGGGTATGAGCCGGGCGACGACGGGCTGCATCCGGCCCCGTACCTGGACCACCAGTGGCCCTACGCCGCGGGATCGCTCTGTTCCACGGTGCGCGACCTCGTCGCCTGGAATCAGGCCCTCCACGGAGACGGTGACGGCGGCGGGATCCTGACCCCCGAGAGCTACCGGCTGATGATCACGCCGGAGCCCCTGCTCGACGGCACGGATCTGCGCTACGCAAAAGGCCTCGCGGTCACGGATCGGGACGGGACCCCGCGGATCTCGCACGGCGGCGGGATCTTCGGCTATGTCTCCGACCTCCGCTACGTGCCGTCGGAAGACCTGACCATCGCGGTGCTCATCAACACGGCCGGAGGCGCCTCGTCCGGCGGGATCGCGGGCCAGATCGAAAACGTGGTGCTGGGCGAACCGGCGGAGCCCGCCGCGACTCCCTTCGAAGGCGATCCCTCGCCCTACGCGGGCCGCTACGAAGGCCCGGCCCGCGGCCAGCGCATTACCGCAACGGTGGCTGCCGAGGACGGACAACTGACGATCAACACGGGAGGCGGCCCGGCCACCCTCTCGTGGCTGGGCGGCGACGAGTTCGCCGATGGACGGACCCGCTACCGCTTCGTCCGCGGAGGAGATTCCGGCGGCGCCGGCGGCGGAGCCTCCTTCGATGAACTGCGGATGGACGTCGTCTCCGGACACTTCGTCCTGCGGAGGATGACCCCATGA